A stretch of Chanodichthys erythropterus isolate Z2021 chromosome 20, ASM2448905v1, whole genome shotgun sequence DNA encodes these proteins:
- the sall4 gene encoding sal-like protein 4, which produces MSRRKQSKPQHINSDEPASTENGILHSGQSEEDGNEAKRRRSEETRVCDKCCAEFFDEAEFLEHERNCTKSQQVVIMKDGDGNEVPSEFSQHSPGDFLGDQSASNLHSKHSSESEEMMEGELMLNQDDPSNHDQDGNPDMGYSASSKMQDSNVTLESMAATKVAVTQHSSNSSNQKSPPPQPHQDTLLAIPMILEQLVSLQQQQLQQIQLTEQIRIQVAMMAPQSLHSAVGAAVDPLKALGAHLSQQLSAAAALIGKRTGSQNLSLEALKQAKLPQSVTIPTSLAGGLGSMPLKADIKGLPDLASRLPALLPQSPGVMGLQGPFNTLAASMDPSKKAKNKVPVMPESKNGSGEHMLKHKCKFCGKTFGNDSALQIHLRSHTGERPYKCNICGNRFTTKGNLKVHFQRHKEKYPHIKMNPHPVPEHLDNMPTNNGIPYGMSVPPMEENNFGDTKPVLGLPSAGLHPPVLQTFKPSFDIPVGGDIYSQRPSSSGSDGASITSSMFGQEMAGLDQSKDSSDALAGLQHINGNGLPGENGSGTAKLQQMVDGLEKRTNDPNECVICHRVLSCQSSLKMHYRTHTGERPYKCKICGRAFSTKGNLKAHYGVHRANTPLKMQHSCPICHKKFTNAVVLQQHIRMHMGGQIPNTPLPENQFEGPEALDASMTEDKNIDSTGHEESMEEQDFDLDNQEKLNNSTEPQPNTKEDQAFQGPPSMFTGIAALENHMKSLTSALNLQRQSSTASESDSGMKDSPSGSGEMDYKNDRSPAVSDSVSFHSSSPIDGPLSNGQSKSPEYTNPDDGVKSRPDSDAPQDFSENNGALDLTSSFAPKPIKEEPGLSFSSGDYGSSQLPFMRVPPSLVKLEMQIPPETPMGAHSLYSSQLPQGASTPPATSSAPRRSTKQHLCNMCGKNFSSASALQIHERTHTGEKPFACTICGRAFTTKGNLKVHVGTHMWNNTARRGQRLSLDNPMALMAMGAESKMIPDMLPPPKDLIPPPINFDPSMWNQYAAAFTNGLTMKTNEISVIQNGGIPLPGSLAGGPLVGSTGGITKMESSQTGIPGTVAEMEKNGSESIAKFPHFMEEGKVN; this is translated from the exons GGATCTTGCACAGCGGTCAAAGTGAGGAGGATGGCAACGAGGCTAAGAGGCGACGATCAGAGGAGACGAGGGTTTGTGACAAATGTTGCGCTGAGTTCTTCGATGAGGCTGAGTTTCTTGAACATGAGAGAAATTGCACCAAGAGTCAGCAGGTAGTAATCATGAAAGATGGTGACGGGAATGAAGTGCCCTCTGAGTTCTCCCAACATTCTCCGGGTGATTTCTTGGGTGATCAGTCTGCCAGTAATTTGCATTCAAAGCACAGCTCCGAGTCTGAGGAAATGATGGAAGGAGAACTCATGCTGAACCAGGATGACCCCTCAAATCATGATCAAGATGGCAATCCAGATATGGGGTACTCGGCATCTTCCAAAATGCAAGACTCTAATGTGACTCTTGAGTCCATGGCTGCTACCAAAGTTGCTGTAACACAACACTCGTCCAATTCGTCCAATCAGAAGTCTCCACCCCCGCAACCACACCAAGACACCCTTCTTGCAATCCCCATGATCTTGGAACAGCTGGTCAGTCTCCAGCAGCAGCAACTGCAGCAGATTCAGCTAACTGAACAGATCCGCATCCAAGTGGCCATGATGGCTCCTCAGAGTCTCCACTCTGCAGTAGGTGCCGCTGTGGATCCACTGAAAGCACTGGGTGCACATTTATCACAACAGCTCTCGGCTGCAGCTGCCCTCATTGGCAAACGGACGGGCTCCCAGAACTTGTCCTTGGAAGCCTTGAAACAAGCAAAACTACCTCAATCCGTCACCATCCCCACATCCCTCGCTGGAGGTTTGGGCTCAATGCCCTTAAAAGCCGACATTAAAGGACTCCCTGATTTAGCTAGCCGACTTCCAGCGCTGCTTCCGCAATCTCCAGGGGTCATGGGATTACAGGGTCCCTTTAATACCCTTGCAGCAAGCATGGATCCCTCTAAAAAGGCAAAAAATAAGGTCCCTGTGATGCCGGAGTCAAAAAATGGCTCTGGTGAGCACATGCTCAAGCACAAATGCAAGTTCTGTGGGAAGACATTTGGAAATGACAGTGCTCTACAAATCCACTTGCGCTCCCACACTGGTGAAAGGCCCTATAAATGTAACATCTGTGGAAACCGTTTCACAACTAAAGGGAACCTCAAAGTGCATTTCCAGAGGCACAAAGAAAAATACCCACACATTAAGATGAATCCACATCCCGTACCAGAACACCTGGACAATATGCCTACAAACAATGGCATCCCTTATGGCATGTCTGTGCCCCCCATGGAGGAAAATAATTTTGGTGACACCAAACCAGTGCTGGGGCTTCCTTCGGCAGGACTCCATCCACCAGTGCTCCAAACATTCAAGCCCTCATTTGATATTCCAGTAGGTGGGGACATCTACTCCCAGAGGCCTTCTTCATCTGGCAGTGACGGTGCATCCATTACTTCCAGCATGTTTGGTCAGGAGATGGCGGGACTGGATCAGAGCAAAGATTCCTCGGATGCGCTGGCTGGATTGCAACACATAAATGGTAATGGTCTACCTGGCGAAAATGGCTCTGGTACTGCAAAACTTCAGCAAATGGTGGATGGCTTGGAGAAGAGGACAAATGACCCCAATGAATGTGTTATTTGCCACCGAGTTCTGAGCTGCCAAAGTTCCCTCAAAATGCATTACCGCACACACACTGGTGAGCGACCATACAAATGCAAAATCTGTGGCAGGGCTTTCTCCACCAAGGGCAACCTTAAAGCTCATTATGGCGTTCACAGGGCCAACACTCCTCTTAAGATGCAACACTCTTGCCCAATTTGTCATAAGAAGTTCACCAATGCAGTCGTCCTCCAGCAGCATATTCGTATGCACATGGGTGGCCAGATTCCCAACACCCCTCTGCCAGAGAATCAGTTTGAAGGTCCTGAAGCACTGGATGCTAGCATGACAGAGGATAAGAACATTGACTCCACTGGGCATGAAGAGAGTATGGAAGAACAAGACTTTGATTTGGACAATCAGGAGAAGCTGAACAACTCTACAGAGCCCCAGCCCAACACCAAAGAAGATCAGGCTTTTCAAGGTCCACCATCTATGTTTACAGGCATCGCTGCCCTGGAGAACCACATGAAGAGCCTCACCTCTGCACTGAACCTTCAACGGCAAAGCAGCACTGCTTCAGAGAGCGACAGCGGGATGAAAGATTCCCCTTCAGGGTCTGGGGAAATGGATTACAAGAATGACCGCAGTCCGGCAGTGTCAGATTCTGTGTCCTTTCACTCTTCGTCCCCTATAGATGGTCCCTTGAGTAATGGTCAATCAAAATCCCCAGAATACACAAACCCAGATGATGGTGTTAAATCCAGACCAGACTCTGATGCACCTCAAGATTTTAGTGAAAACAATGGAGCACTGGACTTGACATCAAGTTTTGCTCCCAAACCCATCAAAGAGGAGCCGGGCTTGTCCTTTTCCAGTGGTGACTATG GTTCTAGTCAGCTACCATTTATGAGGGTGCCTCCAAGTCTGGTCAAACTGGAGATGCAGATCCCTCCCGAGACTCCTATGGGTGCCCATAGCCTGTACAGCTCCCAGCTGCCTCAAGGAGCTTCTACTCCTCCTGCTACTTCTAGTGCTCCTCGTCGATCCACCAAGCAACATCTCTGCAACATGTGTGGGAAAAACTTTTCATCTGCCAGTGCCCTGCAAATCCATGAACGTACACACACGGGCGAGAAGCCATTCGCTTGCACAATTTGTGGCAGGGCTTTCACAACAAAGGGAAACCTTAAG gTGCATGTTGGGACGCACATGTGGAATAACACAGCAAGGCGAGGTCAACGCCTCTCATTGGATAACCCGATGGCTTTGATGGCCATGGGCGCAGAGTCCAAGATGATCCCAGATATGCTGCCACCCCCAAAGGATTTGATTCCCCCGCCAATTAACTTCGACCCATCAATGTGGAACCAGTATGCTGCTGCCTTCACAAATGGGCTGACCATGAAGACCAATGAGATTTCAGTCATCCAAAATGGTGGCATCCCTCTCCCAGGAAGTCTCGCTGGAGGTCCTTTAGTGGGCTCTACTGGGGGAATAACCAAGATGGAGTCCTCTCAGACAGGCATCCCTGGCACAGTTGCAGAAATGGAAAAGAATGGCTCTGAAAGCATAGCAAAGTTTCCACATTTTATGGAAGAGGGTAAAGTGAATTAG